The DNA window CCTTCATCCATCTGCATGATCGTAATTCCGGTTTCGGTATCGCCGGCCGCGATGGCGCGCTGGATGGGGGCAGCGCCGCGCCACCGGGGTAAAAGAGATGCGTGGACATTGAGACAACCCAGGCGCGGTAGCGTCAATACCCGTGGCGGCAACAGCAGGCCGTAGGCGGCGACAATCATGGCGTCGGCCTTGTAACCGGCGAGGCGTGCCTGGGCGGCAGAGTCCTTCAGGTTTTCCGGTTGCTCGACGGGTATCCCGTGCGCCAGCGCCAGCGTTTTGACCGGGCTGGCCTGGGCCTTGCGACCTCTGCCCGCGGGACGATCAGGTTGGGTATAAACTGCCGCCAGCTCATGGCCAGCATCGATCAGAGCTTGCAGGCTGGACGCCGCAAAATCGGGTGTGCCTGCAAAAACGAGTCGCAAGATTGTTCTCCGCGGGTTGATAGCTGGTTTGGAGGTTTCGACTCGAAGGGTCGACTATGAAGGCAAAACCTGGCGCCTGGTCGACGCCAGCAGTTGAATCCAGCGCTCAGGCCCGGATTTTATGCTGTTTTTCCAGCTTCTTGCGAATGCGCGTGCGTTTCAGGGGGCTCAGGTAGTCCACGAACAGCTTACCGTTCAGGTGGTCCATCTCGTGCTGAATGCAGACAGCCAGAAGGTCGGTCGCGATTTCTTCAAACGCTTGGCCGTGGCGATCCTGCGCTTTGATCCGGACGTGATCGACACGGGTCACATTCTCATAGAAACCGGGCACGGACAGGCAGCCTTCCTGCATCTCCTGGGGCTCGCCCTCGAGGACTTCCAGCTTCGGGTTGATAAACACCCGTGGCGCGCTACGGTCATCGGACAGATCCATAACCAGCAATTGCCGATGGACATTGACCTGGGTCGCGGCCAGGCCGATGCCCGGGGCGTCATACATGGTCTCGAACATGTCGTCGATCAGCTTCTGCAGCTTATCGTCGAAGCTCGTGACTGGCTTGGCGACCGTCCGCAGGCGCGGATCGGGGTATTCCAGAATCTCGAGTATCATAGGCACCAGTTCTAACGTTAAGTCTTCTGATCCGCAGGCGAAAAGCGCTCGCGTCGATCGGTGTCCCGTGCGGCTGATTGCTCCCCTCACGATTCCATGGGGCTCCCGCAGGGTGCGTCGCTAAAGACTCCGGGACCACGTTGCTTTCCCTTGACGTGGGACCACCTTGCCGGCGGGCCAGCGCCTTGCCCAAAGTCTTTAGCGACACGCCTGAGGCAGGCAACCCAGCCGCGCGCGACACTGGCTTTATTATCTACCAGGTCCCAGGTTGAGCACAAATCGATCAGCTCCGACGAGGTCCCGGGGCCTTCGGCTTAAAGCCTGGCCGGAGAGAAGACAAATTTGCCTGCAATTGCACCGATCTATTCTATAGTTAGGTAGGTTTGGCCATTTTTAAAGGTGCTGTTCCCGGGTTTTCGATCCGAACTGCAATACTACAGCCCGATGGGGGCTGCCGCTGTTTTGAGCGCGCCCCGTTAACCGGCCAGAGATTAGTCGATCTACCAAGGATTGCGATGATGAGGAAATTGCTGTGCACCGTTACCGCGGTGCTTCTGCTGGCGGGTCCCGGGGCACAGGCTGAACCGGAGCTGCGCGACG is part of the Hydrocarboniclastica marina genome and encodes:
- the def gene encoding peptide deformylase; the encoded protein is MILEILEYPDPRLRTVAKPVTSFDDKLQKLIDDMFETMYDAPGIGLAATQVNVHRQLLVMDLSDDRSAPRVFINPKLEVLEGEPQEMQEGCLSVPGFYENVTRVDHVRIKAQDRHGQAFEEIATDLLAVCIQHEMDHLNGKLFVDYLSPLKRTRIRKKLEKQHKIRA